In one Corynebacterium bovis DSM 20582 = CIP 54.80 genomic region, the following are encoded:
- a CDS encoding alpha/beta fold hydrolase translates to MTDREDTTGPVMTVTRVTLPDASVTPVQCFAPEDDATRTSRPLVMIWPGLGVGGRYYRPIARYLAERGMPVAIGELRGQGASTAVASRRHRWGYHHLASEDYPMEIWAAKAELGLPADHPTVLLTHSMGGQVGGIFLSRPEARELNVRGMMGVGSGTPWYRTFSGSARIKFLLGSQFMGAYSQITGRWTDGPLDVIGYGRQSGMHLAEWAKLARTNSLEGLHDADRNYVLAMRATTVPVLLTRFRNDEDCTWASAEKYGRLLPKTFARVEELDGDLGHNRWARDPQIVGDRLIRFCAQIDEGAAARERNGR, encoded by the coding sequence ATGACGGACCGCGAGGACACGACCGGGCCGGTCATGACCGTCACCCGCGTGACCCTGCCGGATGCGTCCGTCACCCCGGTGCAGTGCTTCGCGCCGGAGGACGACGCCACCCGAACCTCCCGGCCGCTGGTCATGATCTGGCCGGGGCTGGGCGTCGGCGGGCGGTACTACCGCCCCATCGCCCGCTACCTCGCGGAGCGGGGGATGCCCGTCGCCATCGGTGAGCTGCGGGGCCAGGGGGCCAGCACGGCCGTCGCCTCGCGACGCCACCGGTGGGGCTACCACCACCTGGCCTCCGAGGACTACCCGATGGAGATTTGGGCGGCGAAGGCTGAACTCGGTCTGCCCGCCGACCACCCGACGGTCCTGCTCACGCACTCGATGGGCGGCCAGGTCGGCGGCATCTTCCTCTCCCGCCCGGAAGCCCGCGAGCTCAACGTGCGGGGCATGATGGGCGTCGGTTCCGGCACCCCGTGGTACCGCACCTTCAGCGGCTCGGCGCGGATCAAGTTCCTCCTCGGCTCCCAGTTCATGGGCGCGTACTCGCAGATCACCGGCCGGTGGACGGACGGCCCGCTCGACGTCATCGGCTACGGACGCCAGTCCGGGATGCACCTCGCCGAGTGGGCGAAACTCGCCCGCACGAATTCCCTCGAGGGACTGCACGACGCGGACCGGAACTACGTCCTCGCCATGCGCGCGACTACGGTCCCAGTCCTGCTCACGCGGTTCCGGAACGACGAGGACTGCACGTGGGCGTCCGCCGAGAAGTACGGCCGCCTGCTGCCGAAGACCTTCGCGCGGGTCGAGGAGCTCGACGGCGACCTCGGCCACAACCGCTGGGCGCGGGACCCGCAGATCGTCGGCGACCGGCTCATCCGCTTCTGCGCCCAGATCGACGAGGGCGCCGCGGCCCGGGAGCGGAACGGCCGCTGA
- a CDS encoding CopG family transcriptional regulator produces MAMTLRLTPDQDAALTLLAEAQGVSKQEAAVRAIVDRAARTVRSAELRTLARAEVAGYRAADNRVRRER; encoded by the coding sequence ATGGCCATGACCCTCCGCCTGACCCCCGACCAGGACGCCGCCCTCACCCTGCTCGCCGAGGCCCAGGGTGTCTCGAAGCAGGAGGCCGCGGTCCGGGCGATCGTCGACCGCGCGGCGCGGACCGTCCGCAGCGCTGAGCTGCGCACCCTCGCCCGCGCGGAGGTCGCCGGCTACCGCGCGGCGGACAACAGGGTCCGGCGCGAGCGCTGA
- the gyrB gene encoding DNA topoisomerase (ATP-hydrolyzing) subunit B, whose product MSAAEAVKNDYGASSITILEGLEAVRKRPGMYIGSTGVRGLHHLIWEVVDNSVDEAMAGYATTVDVTLLKDGGVEVVDDGRGIPVEMHASGVPTVQVVMTQLHAGGKFDSDSYAVSGGLHGVGISVVNALSTKVETYIRRDGKLWYQEFNNSVPEELQELKNARGTGTKQRFWPDPEIFETTEFDFDTVAKRLQEMAFLNKGLTITLTDERVLEVEEEDLENAAEDADAPKTAADEAAEEQEKAKRTAPRKRTRTFHYPEGLKDYVAHINRTKTPIHPSVITFDAAGEDHEVEAAMQWNSGYTQSVHTFANTINTIEGGTHEEGFRAALTSLMNRYAKEHKLLKEKDANLTGDDCREGLAAIISVRVGDPQFEGQTKTKLGNTEIKGFVQRMVNEHVSDWLDANPAEAKAIVSKAVSSAQARVAARKARDLVRRKSATDLGGLPGKLADCRSKDPGKSELYIVEGDSAGGSAKSGRDSMYQAILPLRGKILNVEKARLDKVLKNAEVQAIITALGTGIHDEFDISKLRYNKIVLMADADVDGQHIATLLLTLLFRFMRPLVEEGHVFLAQPPLYKLKWGKGEPGFAFSDAERDAQLKEGLAEGRKINKDDGIQRYKGLGEMNAKELWETTMDPSTRILRRVTLDDAAAADEMFSILMGDDVVARRSFITRNARDVRFLDV is encoded by the coding sequence GTGAGTGCTGCTGAAGCAGTCAAGAACGATTACGGTGCGTCATCCATCACGATCCTCGAAGGACTTGAGGCGGTCCGCAAGCGGCCCGGCATGTACATCGGCTCGACCGGTGTACGTGGTCTCCACCACCTGATCTGGGAGGTCGTGGACAACTCCGTCGACGAGGCGATGGCAGGGTACGCGACGACCGTCGACGTCACCCTGCTGAAGGACGGGGGAGTGGAGGTTGTCGACGACGGCCGTGGCATTCCCGTCGAGATGCACGCCTCCGGTGTACCCACGGTGCAGGTCGTCATGACCCAGCTCCACGCGGGCGGCAAGTTCGACTCCGACTCCTACGCGGTGTCCGGCGGCCTCCACGGCGTCGGCATCTCCGTGGTCAACGCCCTGTCGACGAAGGTCGAGACGTACATCCGTCGCGACGGCAAGCTCTGGTACCAGGAGTTCAACAACTCCGTGCCCGAGGAGCTCCAGGAGCTGAAGAACGCGCGGGGCACCGGCACGAAGCAGCGCTTCTGGCCCGACCCGGAGATCTTCGAGACCACCGAGTTCGACTTCGACACGGTCGCCAAGCGCCTCCAGGAGATGGCCTTCCTCAACAAGGGCCTGACCATCACCCTCACCGACGAGCGGGTGCTCGAGGTCGAGGAGGAGGACCTGGAGAACGCGGCGGAGGACGCCGACGCCCCGAAGACCGCGGCGGACGAGGCGGCCGAGGAGCAGGAGAAGGCGAAGCGCACCGCCCCGCGGAAGCGCACCCGGACGTTCCACTACCCCGAGGGGCTCAAGGACTACGTCGCGCACATCAACCGGACGAAGACGCCGATCCACCCGTCGGTCATCACGTTCGACGCCGCCGGCGAGGACCACGAGGTCGAGGCCGCGATGCAGTGGAACTCCGGTTACACGCAGTCCGTCCACACCTTCGCGAACACCATCAACACCATCGAGGGCGGCACGCACGAGGAAGGCTTCCGCGCGGCGCTGACCTCCCTCATGAACCGGTACGCCAAGGAGCACAAGCTGCTCAAGGAGAAGGACGCGAACCTCACCGGCGACGACTGCCGTGAGGGTCTCGCCGCGATCATCTCCGTGCGTGTCGGCGACCCGCAGTTCGAGGGGCAGACGAAGACGAAGCTCGGCAACACCGAGATCAAGGGCTTCGTCCAGCGGATGGTCAACGAGCACGTCTCCGACTGGCTCGACGCGAACCCCGCCGAGGCGAAGGCCATCGTCTCCAAGGCCGTGTCCTCCGCCCAGGCCCGCGTCGCCGCCCGCAAGGCCCGCGACCTCGTCCGGCGCAAGTCCGCGACCGACCTCGGCGGCCTGCCGGGCAAGCTCGCCGACTGCCGTTCCAAGGACCCGGGGAAGAGCGAGCTCTACATCGTGGAGGGTGACTCCGCCGGTGGCTCCGCGAAGTCCGGCCGGGACTCCATGTACCAGGCGATCCTCCCGCTGCGCGGCAAGATCCTCAACGTGGAGAAGGCCCGCCTGGACAAGGTCCTGAAGAACGCGGAGGTCCAGGCCATCATCACCGCGCTCGGCACCGGCATCCACGACGAGTTCGACATCTCCAAGCTCCGGTACAACAAGATCGTGCTCATGGCCGACGCCGACGTCGACGGTCAGCACATCGCCACCCTCCTGCTCACCCTGCTGTTCCGCTTCATGCGCCCGCTCGTCGAGGAGGGCCACGTCTTCCTCGCCCAGCCGCCGCTGTACAAGCTCAAGTGGGGCAAGGGCGAGCCCGGGTTCGCGTTCTCGGACGCGGAGCGGGACGCGCAGCTCAAGGAGGGCCTGGCGGAGGGCCGGAAGATCAACAAGGACGACGGCATCCAGCGGTACAAGGGCCTCGGCGAGATGAACGCCAAGGAGCTGTGGGAGACGACGATGGACCCGTCGACCCGCATCCTCCGTCGCGTGACCCTCGACGACGCCGCCGCGGCCGACGAGATGTTCAGCATCCTCATGGGTGACGACGTCGTCGCACGCCGCAGCTTCATCACCCGCAACGCGCGCGACGTGCGCTTCCTGGACGTGTGA
- a CDS encoding DciA family protein, whose translation MTHDGDDAGTPRGDADRPTPPATGDVPAAESDPIAQAMAQIRRLRAREAGARGADGNGNGGPGGVPGMTGGAAGATDRDGFTWNTGGPTGGARRRGRRPARMKTRFDGRLDRSYRDPGSFSDLVQREIRRRGWGKRVAAGTLQNHWEEIVGPTIASHTTIVMYKEEEKQLHIECDSTAWATNLRYMQRTVLQTIAQRIGPDIVAQLKIYGPRPPSWRHGKFHVSGRGPRDTYG comes from the coding sequence ATGACGCATGACGGTGATGATGCGGGCACCCCGCGTGGGGACGCGGACCGGCCGACACCGCCGGCGACCGGGGATGTCCCGGCGGCGGAGTCGGATCCGATCGCGCAGGCCATGGCCCAGATCCGGCGGCTCCGCGCCCGCGAGGCCGGTGCCCGTGGCGCCGACGGGAACGGCAATGGCGGACCGGGCGGTGTCCCGGGGATGACCGGTGGCGCGGCCGGGGCGACCGACCGCGATGGTTTCACGTGGAACACCGGCGGGCCGACCGGGGGTGCCCGCCGCCGGGGTCGGCGACCCGCGCGGATGAAGACCCGGTTCGACGGGCGCCTGGACCGGAGTTACCGCGACCCCGGATCCTTCAGTGACCTCGTTCAACGGGAGATCCGGAGGCGTGGGTGGGGCAAGCGCGTCGCCGCCGGGACCCTGCAGAACCACTGGGAGGAGATCGTCGGACCCACCATCGCCAGTCACACGACGATCGTCATGTACAAGGAGGAGGAGAAGCAGCTCCACATCGAGTGCGACTCCACCGCGTGGGCCACGAATCTGCGGTACATGCAGCGCACCGTGCTGCAGACGATCGCGCAGCGGATCGGGCCGGACATCGTGGCGCAGCTGAAGATCTACGGTCCGCGACCGCCGAGCTGGCGGCACGGGAAGTTCCACGTGTCCGGGCGGGGGCCGCGGGACACGTACGGGTGA